The following proteins come from a genomic window of Sulfitobacter indolifex:
- a CDS encoding ABC transporter ATP-binding protein codes for MTPQIVPEDILSVQNISKRFDVSEPFLNRLIERRPRRILTAVNDISFDVPRGKTFAVVGESGCGKSTVARLLMGLHTPSAGAIRFEGTDITHMPPGNPPELRRRMQMIFQDPYASLNPRWRVRDIIGEPLKNFGICKTRAEVTREVEKLLSQVGLNPADAKKFPHEFSGGQRQRLSIARALTTRPELLICDEPTSALDVSVQSQILNLMKDLQDEFNMSYIFISHDLAVVWYMADVLAVMYLGKIVEVGPKEQIFENPQHPYTRLLMETVPKLTVGGTERTPVSGEVPNPISPPPGCSFHPRCPLANDTCRSVAPELNLRAGGQKSACHAADEGRLPPWLRLAAE; via the coding sequence ATGACACCGCAAATCGTGCCAGAAGACATCCTCAGCGTCCAGAATATCTCCAAACGCTTCGACGTGTCCGAGCCTTTCTTGAACCGTCTGATCGAACGCCGCCCACGCCGCATTCTGACGGCGGTGAACGACATCAGCTTTGATGTGCCGCGGGGCAAGACCTTTGCCGTGGTGGGCGAGTCCGGCTGCGGAAAATCTACCGTGGCGCGGCTGCTGATGGGGCTGCACACCCCAAGCGCGGGCGCAATCCGCTTTGAGGGGACAGACATCACCCACATGCCCCCCGGCAATCCCCCCGAACTGCGCCGCCGGATGCAGATGATCTTTCAAGACCCCTATGCCTCGCTTAACCCGCGCTGGCGGGTGCGTGACATCATTGGCGAGCCGCTGAAGAATTTCGGCATTTGCAAGACCCGCGCTGAGGTGACCCGCGAGGTGGAAAAACTGCTGAGCCAAGTGGGCCTGAACCCCGCCGACGCCAAGAAGTTTCCCCATGAGTTTTCGGGCGGCCAACGCCAGCGTCTGTCGATTGCCCGTGCCCTCACGACGCGGCCTGAACTGCTGATCTGTGATGAGCCCACCTCGGCGCTGGATGTGAGCGTGCAGAGCCAGATCCTCAACCTGATGAAAGACCTGCAGGATGAGTTCAACATGAGCTACATCTTCATCAGCCACGATCTGGCGGTGGTCTGGTACATGGCCGATGTGCTGGCGGTGATGTATCTGGGCAAGATCGTCGAGGTCGGCCCCAAGGAGCAAATCTTCGAGAACCCGCAGCACCCCTACACGCGTCTGCTGATGGAAACCGTGCCTAAACTCACCGTCGGCGGCACCGAACGAACCCCGGTATCGGGCGAAGTGCCGAACCCGATCTCGCCCCCGCCCGGCTGTTCGTTCCACCCACGCTGCCCGCTGGCGAATGACACCTGCCGCAGCGTGGCACCGGAGTTAAACCTGCGCGCGGGCGGTCAGAAATCGGCCTGTCACGCAGCGGACGAAGGCCGGTTGCCGCCATGGCTGCGGCTGGCGGCGGAGTAA
- a CDS encoding flavin reductase family protein: MEFDFTTLPERDRYRLLSSFVAPRPIALVTTLCPDGVANAAPMSFFNVFSQEPPIVILGIQTRPDGTVKDTVNNINARQSFCVNMVDMALAQAMITCGISYAPDVDEIATAGLTMTPASQIEGGWIAESPCAMECVVAETIRYERREIILGRVVQMHIRDNCLDDAGRYVRPENYQPIARLHADNYITSDRQFELKAPAQPPAGVTRKAAS; this comes from the coding sequence ATGGAGTTTGATTTCACCACCCTGCCCGAGCGCGACCGCTACCGTCTGCTGTCGAGCTTCGTCGCCCCACGCCCTATTGCGCTGGTCACGACGCTCTGTCCTGACGGGGTGGCCAATGCGGCCCCCATGAGCTTTTTCAACGTCTTCTCGCAAGAGCCGCCCATCGTGATCCTTGGTATCCAGACCCGGCCAGATGGCACGGTCAAGGACACGGTGAACAACATCAACGCGCGGCAGAGCTTTTGCGTGAACATGGTCGACATGGCGCTGGCGCAAGCGATGATCACCTGCGGCATCAGCTACGCGCCCGACGTCGACGAGATCGCCACCGCCGGGCTGACCATGACGCCTGCCAGCCAGATCGAAGGCGGGTGGATCGCCGAAAGCCCCTGCGCGATGGAATGCGTGGTGGCCGAGACCATCCGATACGAGCGGCGCGAGATTATTCTGGGCCGGGTCGTGCAAATGCATATCCGCGACAACTGCCTTGATGACGCGGGCCGCTATGTGCGCCCCGAGAACTACCAGCCCATCGCGCGGCTGCATGCCGACAATTACATCACCTCTGACCGACAGTTTGAGCTGAAGGCCCCCGCCCAGCCTCCCGCTGGCGTGACACGGAAAGCCGCTTCATGA
- a CDS encoding aspartate/glutamate racemase family protein, with product MKIHLINPNSTVGMTDAIARTARAHAGPGIEIMAVTARGTPPSIEGYADEARAVPAMLDAIIAAEAQGAVAHVIACFDDPGLDAARAVAMGPVIGLCEAALIAAGRIAKRFSVVTTLPRAVPIIEDLGDRYGCGRALCAVHAADIPVLDLEFAPVQTLPLIARKIRQSVEEDRAEAVVLGCAGMSAHLEQLGRDAGVPVIDGVGFAIRMAAGLAATGLLTSKAGAYALPRVKQAAEAQPRVAPLTR from the coding sequence ATGAAAATCCACCTTATCAATCCAAACTCGACTGTGGGGATGACCGACGCCATCGCCCGCACCGCCCGCGCGCATGCCGGGCCGGGGATCGAGATCATGGCAGTCACAGCGCGCGGCACCCCGCCCAGCATCGAAGGCTACGCCGACGAGGCCCGCGCCGTGCCCGCCATGCTCGACGCCATTATCGCCGCAGAAGCACAGGGTGCCGTGGCCCATGTGATCGCCTGTTTCGACGATCCTGGCCTTGACGCCGCGCGCGCTGTGGCGATGGGGCCGGTGATCGGCCTGTGTGAAGCCGCGCTGATCGCGGCGGGCCGGATCGCCAAGCGCTTTTCGGTTGTCACAACCCTGCCCCGCGCCGTGCCGATCATCGAAGACCTTGGGGATCGCTATGGCTGTGGCCGGGCGCTCTGCGCGGTGCATGCCGCCGATATCCCGGTGCTGGACCTTGAGTTCGCCCCCGTGCAAACACTGCCCCTAATTGCCCGCAAGATCCGCCAGTCGGTCGAAGAAGACCGCGCCGAGGCCGTGGTGCTGGGCTGCGCGGGCATGAGCGCACATCTGGAGCAATTGGGCCGCGACGCCGGGGTGCCGGTAATCGATGGCGTGGGCTTTGCCATCCGCATGGCCGCAGGCTTGGCCGCCACGGGGCTGTTGACCAGCAAGGCAGGTGCCTACGCCCTACCCCGCGTGAAGCAAGCCGCCGAAGCGCAGCCGCGCGTCGCCCCCCTGACACGATAG
- a CDS encoding amidohydrolase family protein, whose protein sequence is MTKPLLLKNLRLMGAAKTDVLIDDGRIARIAPELTPTGDVTVEDCGEALALPGLVDAHAHLDKTLWGMPWHPHQQGKSLQQMIDTERHLRHVLDMDAERQSSRQVALALSKGTTAIRSHVDIDTDHGLSLFKGVAATRARYAEVMQIEIVAFPQSGMMIRPGTVELMDQALRDGAEIVGGLDPCGIDRDPKGQLDAVFGLAEKHGKQIDIHLHEPGEMGAFSLEMILDRTEALAMQGKVTVSHAFCLGMNDQARVASLLDRIAALDVSLATTAPASRPVPSVADCRARGIAICAGNDGIRDTWTPYGNACMLERAMLVGLRNNFRADVEVAWALDTCTTDGARVMGLKDYGLTEGSRADLVLVDVEALSEAITLRPPRRLVISGGQIVARNGETASAWQTA, encoded by the coding sequence ATGACCAAGCCACTGCTGCTGAAAAACCTGCGCCTGATGGGTGCCGCGAAAACAGACGTATTGATTGATGATGGGCGCATCGCCCGGATCGCCCCTGAACTCACGCCAACCGGCGATGTCACCGTCGAAGACTGCGGCGAGGCACTTGCGCTTCCCGGGCTGGTCGATGCCCACGCGCACCTCGACAAGACGCTCTGGGGCATGCCATGGCATCCGCACCAGCAGGGCAAAAGCCTACAGCAGATGATCGACACCGAGCGTCATCTGCGCCACGTGTTGGACATGGACGCGGAGCGCCAATCGTCGCGGCAGGTGGCACTGGCGCTGTCCAAAGGTACGACGGCGATCCGCAGTCATGTCGATATCGACACTGACCACGGGTTGAGCCTGTTTAAGGGGGTCGCGGCAACACGAGCGCGCTATGCCGAGGTGATGCAGATCGAGATCGTCGCCTTCCCGCAATCGGGCATGATGATCCGTCCCGGCACGGTAGAACTGATGGACCAAGCCCTGCGCGACGGGGCCGAAATCGTCGGAGGGTTGGACCCCTGCGGCATTGACCGTGACCCCAAAGGGCAGCTTGATGCGGTCTTTGGGCTGGCCGAGAAACACGGCAAGCAGATCGACATTCACCTGCACGAACCGGGTGAAATGGGCGCATTCAGCCTTGAAATGATCCTCGACCGGACCGAGGCGCTGGCGATGCAGGGCAAAGTGACCGTGAGCCATGCATTCTGCCTTGGCATGAACGATCAGGCGCGGGTCGCCTCACTGCTGGACCGGATCGCCGCGTTGGACGTGTCGCTGGCCACCACGGCGCCCGCGTCGCGCCCGGTGCCTTCGGTCGCCGACTGCCGCGCGCGCGGCATCGCGATCTGCGCGGGCAATGACGGCATCCGCGACACTTGGACACCTTACGGCAACGCCTGCATGCTGGAACGCGCGATGCTTGTCGGCCTGCGCAACAATTTCCGCGCCGATGTTGAGGTCGCTTGGGCGCTCGACACCTGCACCACCGACGGAGCGCGAGTGATGGGGCTTAAGGACTATGGTCTCACCGAAGGCAGCCGTGCCGATCTTGTGCTGGTGGATGTCGAAGCGCTGTCTGAGGCGATCACCCTGCGCCCCCCGCGCCGATTGGTCATTTCCGGCGGGCAGATCGTGGCCCGGAATGGGGAGACGGCAAGCGCATGGCAAACAGCATGA
- a CDS encoding chlorohydrolase family protein → MANSMKRTALTAAWVVGHADGQHCLYHNGTVVVEGEKVLHVGHDFDGEVAETIDFGEALIGPGFIDLDALADLDTTVLGYDNHPPELKGRVWPQSYMQAGPREMYTPDELAFQKRYAFTRLVRNGITTALPISSLFYRAWGETAEEFDAAAEAAADLGLRVYLGPAYRSGNLVVDQKRQIGFHYDAPRGIAGLSEAEAFIARHENTHGGLIRTMLAPDRIETCTPDLLRRSGAAARDHDVPIRLHCCQSRLEYDLVLQQHGKSPLELLRDTAFFAPATILPHGLFLSGINGITHEAPDHEILISSGAALAHCPLVMARGGKVLHSFARFRDLGVTIGMGTDTHPADMIQNMALGVMTARIAEGNPTCVSAADFYDAATLGGAAALNRPDLGRLAPGSAADLNVIRLDSPDIGQRIDPIQTLLLNGSGRDVSDVMIAGRFVMRDGAIPGVDEGAFRRQAQAQFDRMVAQYPDRTLFHPPVKEIFPTSYPLRGHAPAIRRGG, encoded by the coding sequence ATGGCAAACAGCATGAAGCGCACCGCCCTGACCGCCGCTTGGGTGGTCGGCCATGCAGATGGCCAGCACTGCCTTTACCACAACGGTACAGTCGTCGTTGAAGGCGAAAAAGTACTGCACGTCGGCCATGACTTCGACGGCGAGGTGGCAGAAACCATAGACTTCGGCGAGGCGCTGATCGGGCCGGGATTTATCGACCTTGACGCGCTGGCCGACCTCGACACCACGGTGTTGGGCTATGATAACCATCCGCCCGAGCTGAAGGGCCGGGTCTGGCCGCAAAGCTACATGCAAGCCGGGCCGCGCGAGATGTATACACCCGACGAACTGGCCTTTCAAAAACGCTATGCCTTCACCCGGTTGGTCCGCAACGGCATCACCACCGCCCTGCCCATTTCCTCGCTTTTCTACCGCGCTTGGGGGGAGACGGCGGAGGAGTTTGACGCCGCGGCAGAGGCGGCGGCGGACCTCGGTCTGCGGGTCTACCTCGGCCCCGCCTATCGCAGCGGCAATCTGGTTGTCGATCAGAAACGGCAGATCGGCTTTCACTATGACGCGCCGCGCGGGATTGCGGGATTGTCAGAGGCCGAAGCCTTTATCGCCCGGCACGAGAACACCCACGGCGGGTTGATCCGCACCATGCTGGCCCCCGACCGGATTGAGACCTGCACGCCCGACCTCCTGCGCCGCAGCGGTGCAGCCGCCCGCGATCACGATGTGCCGATCCGTCTGCATTGCTGCCAATCGCGGCTGGAATATGACTTGGTACTGCAACAGCATGGCAAAAGCCCGTTGGAATTGCTCCGCGATACCGCGTTCTTTGCGCCCGCCACGATCCTGCCGCACGGGCTGTTTCTGTCAGGCATCAATGGGATCACCCATGAGGCGCCTGACCATGAAATTTTGATAAGCTCCGGCGCCGCACTGGCCCATTGCCCATTGGTGATGGCACGCGGGGGCAAAGTCCTGCACTCTTTCGCGCGCTTCCGCGATCTTGGGGTGACCATCGGCATGGGGACTGACACGCACCCTGCTGATATGATCCAGAACATGGCCCTTGGCGTGATGACCGCGCGGATTGCAGAGGGCAATCCGACCTGCGTCAGCGCCGCCGATTTCTACGACGCGGCGACCTTGGGAGGCGCGGCGGCGCTGAACCGGCCTGATCTGGGTCGGCTCGCACCGGGCTCTGCGGCAGACTTAAACGTGATCCGACTAGATTCCCCGGACATTGGCCAGCGCATTGACCCGATACAAACCTTATTGCTCAACGGCTCAGGCCGGGATGTGTCGGACGTGATGATCGCCGGGCGTTTCGTTATGCGCGATGGCGCGATTCCGGGTGTGGATGAGGGTGCATTTCGCCGGCAGGCTCAGGCGCAATTCGATCGGATGGTTGCGCAATATCCTGATAGGACGTTGTTTCACCCGCCGGTAAAAGAGATTTTTCCGACGAGTTATCCTCTGCGTGGTCATGCGCCTGCAATCAGGCGAGGTGGTTAA
- a CDS encoding ankyrin repeat domain-containing protein codes for MLRSLIIAAALSLSAAAFAQTAPSASDIASYRGLHLAAHEGRVAEIESLIAAGEDPNMRDRSGRTPAHIAAFASHDDALTALATGGADMNALENRAYDVLTIAAVANDPELVSLAMELGNKPDLVTSVYDGTALIAAAHLGHHEVVARLVAGGAPLDHVNNLEWTALIEAVVLGDGGHDHIKTVEILVKAGADKSIPDRDGVTPLQHAQARGYEEMVMLLK; via the coding sequence ATGCTTCGTTCTTTGATCATCGCGGCCGCACTGTCACTGAGTGCCGCAGCTTTTGCACAAACCGCTCCGTCCGCCTCCGACATTGCGTCGTACCGCGGCTTGCATCTCGCGGCCCACGAAGGGCGGGTGGCAGAAATCGAAAGCTTGATCGCAGCAGGAGAGGATCCGAACATGCGGGATCGCTCTGGGCGTACGCCAGCGCATATCGCTGCTTTTGCCTCGCATGACGACGCTCTTACGGCGCTTGCGACAGGCGGCGCAGACATGAATGCCCTCGAAAACCGCGCCTACGATGTATTGACGATCGCGGCAGTGGCGAATGACCCCGAGCTGGTGTCTCTTGCCATGGAATTGGGCAACAAGCCGGATCTCGTCACCAGCGTTTACGACGGCACCGCTTTGATCGCTGCGGCGCATCTTGGCCACCACGAGGTCGTTGCCCGCCTCGTCGCTGGGGGCGCGCCGCTCGATCACGTCAATAACCTTGAATGGACAGCCCTGATTGAGGCGGTGGTTCTGGGGGATGGCGGGCATGATCACATCAAGACAGTGGAAATTCTCGTCAAGGCAGGGGCCGATAAGTCCATCCCCGATCGCGACGGGGTCACCCCGCTTCAACATGCACAGGCGCGTGGTTACGAAGAGATGGTTATGCTTCTTAAATAA
- a CDS encoding heme-binding protein: MDLNPENGGLRDIDSRLVIQAGGLPIEIGGALVGGIGVGGAPSDAIAAE, from the coding sequence ATGGACCTGAACCCTGAAAACGGCGGCCTGCGCGACATTGACAGCCGTCTGGTCATTCAAGCGGGCGGTCTGCCGATCGAGATTGGCGGTGCATTGGTTGGCGGCATCGGTGTCGGCGGCGCACCATCTGACGCCATCGCTGCCGAATAG